In Helianthus annuus cultivar XRQ/B chromosome 9, HanXRQr2.0-SUNRISE, whole genome shotgun sequence, the following are encoded in one genomic region:
- the LOC110879554 gene encoding CBS domain-containing protein CBSX3, mitochondrial — protein sequence MQVIARVIKSCRETFRVPVLQQLQKYTENASIVKSPLLNLKGLENTTVAEVLMKKEDEDVGSWLWCKSDDTVYDAAKQMARNNIGSLVVLKPGDEQMIAGIVTERDCLQKVIAKDKSYKYTKVQEIMTSQNKLVTVASDTNVYQAMRLMSENQIRHVPVIDGRIVGMISMVDVVRTVVDQQRGEVNKLNDFIKGDYY from the exons ATGCAAGTTATTGCAAGAGTTATAAAATCTTGTCGGGAGACATTTCGAGTACCAGTCTTGCAACAACTGCAAAAGTATACAGAAAATGCATCGATCGTAAAATCACCGCTATTGAATCTAAAGGGTTTGGAAAATACAACAGTCGCAGAAGTTTTAatgaaaaaagaagatgaagatgttgGATCATGGCTCTGGTGCAAGAGCGATGACACCGTCTATGATGCTGCAAAACAA ATGGCTCGAAACAATATTGGATCTTTAGTGGTTCTTAAGCCTGGAGATGAACAGATGATTGCAGGAATCGTCACTGAAAGAG ATTGCTTGCAGAAGGTAATTGCTAAGGATAAATCATATAAATACACCAAAGTCCAGGAAATCATGACAAGCCAG AACAAACTGGTAACGGTGGCATCCGACACAAATGTTTATCAAGCAATGCGACTAATGTCAG AAAACCAGATACGACATGTACCGGTCATCGATGGAAGGATAGTGGGGATGATTTCTATGGTTGATGTTGTACGGACAGTTGTGGATCAACAAAGAGGTGAAGTGAATAAGTTAAATGACTTCATCAAAGGCGACTATTATTAG
- the LOC110879552 gene encoding proline-rich extensin-like protein EPR1 has product MAEKKTLGFRFRLPWLPLPRARELPTQPQRTATQTSVASTPAQRPPFRPPGKSPAPPPAAPAPATVATPAPYLPRRSPPQPAASPPSVTPKSTIPKSQPAKPIEPVATQPAKKPQATTETMVPVTPIQTPPPSVSPKSSVLKSPITKPNESVAAQPAKETQTTNEPKQTILTADPGSPPPSPPPSVSPKSSVPESPIARPTESVAAQPAKQTILTADPGTPPLSPPLSPLTQARSPPSPTQTPSPPPPPPPPSISPKSSVPESPTAKTTESIAAQPATTETTRTIVTADPGTPPPSPPLNPLTQAQLQPSPPQTPPPPSVSPKSSVPESPIAKTTEHVAAQPAKETQTTTEIVPTIENADTATPPTQTQSPPSTPQTPLPPSVSPKSPLPESPIARSTEPVAAQPANETQATTEIVPTIENADLATPPTQAQSPPSPPQTTPPPSVSPKSSLPESPIAKTTEPVAAQPAKETRTTETIPTIITAGPATPPSPPQTPPPANQSLTRTPPRSPSRSASEPTSSPPSPTAKSTSEVSEIKTSTEITGEKHHVDTNNLSLDEKPRETTQTTSMNSHSMDFKSRKPELTAIKDDISKYIHKIAAKESTDENPANVITIAGDNTGALMNMSLDEIKGGHKLTTDQDTTINEDESSQKDSENEEPDAIVNSNTQGINNSMMFESSVTERNPGVHLGFYSNLANIDDSVVKNTKSIEMQRAEANITPPQQLVYDPTVGRSSEENDPQTSGISYEIEVL; this is encoded by the coding sequence ATGGCTGAAAAAAAGACTTTAGGCTTCCGTTTTCGCCTACCTTGGTTACCACTGCCTCGTGCCCGAGAGCTACCTACGCAACCACAACGCACCGCCACACAAACCTCTGTTGCATCAACTCCTGCTCAAAGGCCACCGTTTCGGCCTCCAGGGAAATCCCCAGCACCACCGCCAGCGGCACCAGCACCGGCAACAGTAGCTACACCAGCACCTTATTTGCCTAGACGATCTCCACCACAGCCAGCGGCATCACCACCGTCTGTTACACCTAAGTCAACAATACCTAAATCTCAACCTGCTAAACCAATTGAACCTGTTGCAACTCAGCCTGCAAAAAAACCTCAGGCCACCACAGAAACTATGGTTCCAGTAACCCCGATTCAAACACCACCACCGTCTGTTTCACCCAAGTCATCGGTACTGAAATCTCCAATCACTAAACCTAATGAATCTGTGGCTGCTCAGCCTGCCAAAGAAACCCAAACCACCAACGAACCCAAACAAACCATTCTTACTGCAGATCCAGGCAGCCCACCTCCATCGCCACCACCATCTGTTTCACCCAAGTCATCAGTGCCCGAATCTCCTATTGCTAGACCTACAGAATCTGTTGCAGCTCAGCCCGCCAAACAAACCATTCTAACTGCAGACCCTGGAACCCCACCTCTTTCGCCACCGCTTAGTCCGCTTACGCAAGCTCGATCCCCACCCAGTCCCACCCAaactccatcaccaccaccaccaccaccaccaccatccatttCACCTAAGTCTTCAGTACCTGAATCTCCAACTGCTAAAACTACTGAATCCATTGCAGCTCAGCCCGCCACCACTGAAACCACACGAACCATTGTAACTGCAGATCCCGGAACCCCACCTCCATCGCCACCACTTAATCCGCTTACGCAAGCTCAACTCCAACCTAGTCCTCcccaaacaccaccaccaccatcggtTTCACCTAAGTCATCAGTACCGGAATCGCCAATCGCTAAAACTACTGAACATGTTGCAGCTCAGCCCGCCAAAGAAACTCAAACCACCACTGAAATCGTACCAACCATCGAAAATGCAGATACAGCAACGCCACCTACTCAAACTCAATCACCGCCTAGTACTCCCCAAACGCCACTGCCACCATCCGTTTCTCCCAAGTCACCATTACCCGAATCTCCAATCGCTAGATCTACCGAACCTGTTGCAGCTCAGCCCGCCAACGAAACTCAAGCCACCACTGAAATCGTACCAACCATCGAAAATGCAGATCTAGCAACACCGCCTACGCAAGCTCAATCCCCGCCTAGTCCTCCCCAAACTACACCACCCCCATCGGTCTCACCTAAGTCATCATTACCGGAATCTCCAATCGCTAAAACTACTGAACCTGTTGCAGCTCAACCCGCCAAAGAAACTCGTACCACTGAAACCATACCAACCATTATAACCGCAGGTCCAGCAACGCCGCCTAGTCCTCCCCAAACCCCACCACCAGCAAACCAATCTCTGACCCGAACCCCGCCCAGATCTCCATCTCGATCAGCTTCTGAACCTACATCATCACCACCATCGCCTACCGCTAAAAGCACAAGCGAAGTTTCAGAAATCAAAACGTCAACCGAGATAACCGGAGAAAAACATCATGTGGATACAAATAATCTTTCCCTAGATGAAAAACCAAGAGAGACAACACAAACCACATCCATGAATTCACATTCAATGGATTTTAAATCTCGAAAACCGGAACTAACCGCAATCAAAGACGACATTTCCAAGTACATTCATAAGATAGCAGCCAAAGAATCTACAGATGAAAATCCTGCAAATGTTATCACAATTGCAGGTGATAACACAGGGGCATTGATGAATATGAGTTTAGATGAAATCAAAGGAGGCCATAAGCTTACTACTGATCAAGATACCACCATTAATGAAGATGAAAGCTCACAGAAAGATAGTGAAAATGAAGAACCAGATGCAATTGTTAATAGCAACACTCAAGGAATCAATAACTCAATGATGTTTGAGAGTTCTGTAACTGAAAGGAACCCAGGTGTTCATTTAGGATTCTACAGTAATCTAGCAAATATTGATGATTCAGTGGTGAAGAATACAAAGTCAATTGAGATGCAAAGAGCTGAAGCCAACATTACACCACCTCAACAACTAGTTTACGATCCGACAGTGGGAAGATCTTCTGAAGAAAATGATCCCCAGACGTCTGGCATAAGTTATGAGATTGAGGTTCTTTGA
- the LOC110879553 gene encoding protein RER1B isoform X2, translating into MEGLGGDAASPMGPLTKWKTEFSRVFQIYLDKSTPLPVQRWLGTLAVASIYVLRVYYLQGFYIISYGLGIYILNLLIGFLSPKVDPELEALDGASLPTKDSDEFRPFIRRLPEFKFWYAITKAFIVAFLMTFFSLFDVPVFWPILLCYWIVLFALTMKRQIMHMIKYKYVPFNFGKQKYGGKKSTATGGSPNHRG; encoded by the exons ATGGAAGGATTAGGGGGTGATGCTGCCTCCCCAATGGGACCGCTAACCAAGTGGAAAACGGAATTCTCACGGGTCTTCCAGATTTATCTGGATAAGTCAACACCTCTTCCTGTTCAAAGGTGGCTCGGGACGCTTGCTGTTGCGTCAATTTATGTGTTGCGGGTCTATTATCTTCAAGGGTTTTACATTATCTCGTATGGTCTTGGGATTTATATCTTGAATCTCTTGATTGGATTTCTGTCACCTAAGGTTGATCCAGAGCTAGAAGCTTTGGATGGGGCTTCATTGCCTACAAAAGATTCTGATGAATTTAGGCCTTTTATCCGCCGCCTTCCCGAGTTCAAGTTTTG GTATGCCATCACAAAGGCATTCATTGTAGCCTTCTTGATGACATTCTTTTCTCTATTTGACGTCCCTGTTTTCTGGCCAATACTGCTCTGCTATTGGATTGTCTTATTTGCGCTCACTATGAAGCGTCAAATCATGCACATGATTAAATACAAATACGTCCCATTTAACTTCGGAAAGCAG AAATACGGCGGGAAGAAGTCAACTGCAACTGGTGGTTCACCAAATCACCGAGGTTGA
- the LOC110879553 gene encoding protein RER1B isoform X1, with protein MAEMMHLLDKGNTKILMSHLVGSIADYVEVLTFIKFCYLFYSPVTFHKPYINKFGYAPKNKTKYDTQNPSRVGANLDNLLLLFRHRQNAETLNNNNSLLYRKNYKLVKMEGLGGDAASPMGPLTKWKTEFSRVFQIYLDKSTPLPVQRWLGTLAVASIYVLRVYYLQGFYIISYGLGIYILNLLIGFLSPKVDPELEALDGASLPTKDSDEFRPFIRRLPEFKFWYAITKAFIVAFLMTFFSLFDVPVFWPILLCYWIVLFALTMKRQIMHMIKYKYVPFNFGKQKYGGKKSTATGGSPNHRG; from the exons ATGGCGGAGATGATGCATTTGCTCGATAAAGGGAATACCAAAATTCTTATGAGTCATTTAGTTGGCAGTATAGCTGATTATGTCGAAGTTTTAACATTTATCAAATTTTGTTACCTTTTTTATTCACCTGTCACATTTCACAAACCCTATATAAACAAATTTGGGTATGCACCGAAAAATAAAACGAAATACGATACCCAAAATCCATCCAGAGTCGGTGCGAATTTGGataatcttcttcttcttttcaggCACAGGCAAAACGCAGAAACCCTAAACAACAATAATTCCCT TTTGTACAGAAAGAATTACAAGTTGGTTAAAATGGAAGGATTAGGGGGTGATGCTGCCTCCCCAATGGGACCGCTAACCAAGTGGAAAACGGAATTCTCACGGGTCTTCCAGATTTATCTGGATAAGTCAACACCTCTTCCTGTTCAAAGGTGGCTCGGGACGCTTGCTGTTGCGTCAATTTATGTGTTGCGGGTCTATTATCTTCAAGGGTTTTACATTATCTCGTATGGTCTTGGGATTTATATCTTGAATCTCTTGATTGGATTTCTGTCACCTAAGGTTGATCCAGAGCTAGAAGCTTTGGATGGGGCTTCATTGCCTACAAAAGATTCTGATGAATTTAGGCCTTTTATCCGCCGCCTTCCCGAGTTCAAGTTTTG GTATGCCATCACAAAGGCATTCATTGTAGCCTTCTTGATGACATTCTTTTCTCTATTTGACGTCCCTGTTTTCTGGCCAATACTGCTCTGCTATTGGATTGTCTTATTTGCGCTCACTATGAAGCGTCAAATCATGCACATGATTAAATACAAATACGTCCCATTTAACTTCGGAAAGCAG AAATACGGCGGGAAGAAGTCAACTGCAACTGGTGGTTCACCAAATCACCGAGGTTGA
- the LOC110879551 gene encoding gamma carbonic anhydrase 1, mitochondrial, with protein sequence MGTLGRAAYTVGFWIRETGQAMDRLGSRLQGNNFFKEQLSRHRTLMNVYDKAPAVAKDAFVAPSASIIGDVKVGAGSSIWYGCVMRGDVNSISIGSGTNIQDHSLVHVAKSNLPGKVHPTVIGDNVTVGHSAILHGCTVEDEAFIGMKATLLDGVVVEKHAMVAAGALVRQDTRIPSGEVWGGNPAKFLRKLTDKEIAFFAESAANYKSLAEVHATKNAEPLEDTEFLKVIQKKPKPLIQ encoded by the exons ATGGGAACCCTAGGACGAGCAGCTTACACTGTCGGCTTCTGGATCCGGGAAACCGGCCAAGCCATGGATCGGCTCGGTTCACGCCTCCAGGGCAACAACTTCTTCAAAGAACAAC TTTCCAGGCATCGGACGCTTATGAATGTATATGATAAAGCCCCTGCGGTAGCTAAGGATGCATTTGTGGCCCCAAGTGCTTCTATCATTGGTGATGTCAAAGTAGGGGCGGGATCGTCTATTTGGTATGGATGTGTTATGAGAG GTGATGTGAACAGCATTAGTATCGGATCTGGCACTAACATACAAGATCACTCACTTGTGCATGTTGCAAAATCTAATCTACCTGGAAAGGTGCATCCCACTGTGATCGGTGACAATGTGACTGTCG GTCATAGTGCTATTTTACATGGATGCACTGTTGAGGATGAAGCATTTATCGGTATGAAAGCGACACTTCTAGATGGAGTCGTTGTAGAGAAACACGCCATGGTTGCTGCAGGAGCCCTCGTTAGACAGGATACTAGAATCCCTTCGGGCGAG GTATGGGGAGGTAATCCTGCCAAGTTCTTGAGAAAGCTAACCGACAAGGAGATTGCATTCTTTGCTGAGTCAGCTGCTAATTACAAGAGCCTTGCCGAGGTTCACGCCACGAAGAATGCAGAGCCGCTTGAGGATACTGAGTTTCTAAAAGTGATACAAAAGAAGCCCAAACCTCTGATTCAGTAA
- the LOC110879549 gene encoding proteasome subunit alpha type-1-B isoform X2 yields the protein MFRNQYDTDVTTWSPVGRLFQVEYAMEAVKQGSAAIGLRSKTHVVLACVNKANSELSSHQRKIFKVDDHIGVAIAGLTADGRVLSRYMRSECINYGYTYESPLPVGRLVYQLADKAQVCTQRSWKRPYGVGLLVAGLDESGAHLYNNCPSGNYFEYQAFAIGSRSQAAKTYLERKFEKFTESSRDDLVKDALFAIRETLQGEKLTSSVCTIAVVGVGEAFNILDQETVQALINEFEISGEEAPINESVAEQSVGDDQRSAAAEEAAPMDI from the exons ATGTTCAGAAACCAATATGACACCGACGTCACAACATGGTCGCCAGTAGGGCGGTTATTTCAGGTAGAGTACGCTATGGAGGCAGTCAAGCAAGGATCCGCAGCCATTGGTCTCCGATCCAAAACTCACGTCGTTCTCGCCTGCGTCAACAAAGCCAATTCCGAACTTTCGTCGCATCAGAGGAAGATTTTTAAGGTTGATGATCATATTGGTGTCGCCATTGCTGGTCT aacTGCTGACGGTCGTGTTCTGTCGCGGTATATGAGATCGGAATGCATCAATTATGGATATACTTACGAGTCTCCTCTTCCTGTTGGCCGTTTAGTTTATCAGTTGGCGGATAAAGCTCAG GTCTGCACCCAGCGTTCATGGAAACGACCTTATGGTGTGGGACTGCTGGTTGCTGGGTTGGATGAATCTGGGGCCCATCTCTACAACAACTGTCCCAGTGGCAATTACTTTGAATATCAAGCTTTTGCCATTGGATCCCGCTCACAAGCTGCAAAAACATACTTAGAACGCAAGTTTGAGAAATTCACAGAATCTTCTCGAGACGATCTTGTCAAGGATGCGTTGTTTGCCATAAGAGAGACTTTGCAAGGTGAAAAACTCACCAGCTCTGTATGCACGATTGCTGTTGTTGGTGTTGGAGAAGCGTTCAACATATTGGACCAAGAAACTGTACAAGCATTGATTAATGAGTTTGAGATTTCTGGTGAAGAAGCACCTATAAATGAGAGTGTTGCAGAGCAATCTGTCGGCGATGACCAGAGAAGTGCTGCTGCTGAGGAGGCGGCTCCTATGGATATTTGA
- the LOC110879549 gene encoding proteasome subunit alpha type-1-B isoform X1: MFRNQYDTDVTTWSPVGRLFQVEYAMEAVKQGSAAIGLRSKTHVVLACVNKANSELSSHQRKIFKVCTQRSWKRPYGVGLLVAGLDESGAHLYNNCPSGNYFEYQAFAIGSRSQAAKTYLERKFEKFTESSRDDLVKDALFAIRETLQGEKLTSSVCTIAVVGVGEAFNILDQETVQALINEFEISGEEAPINESVAEQSVGDDQRSAAAEEAAPMDI; the protein is encoded by the exons ATGTTCAGAAACCAATATGACACCGACGTCACAACATGGTCGCCAGTAGGGCGGTTATTTCAGGTAGAGTACGCTATGGAGGCAGTCAAGCAAGGATCCGCAGCCATTGGTCTCCGATCCAAAACTCACGTCGTTCTCGCCTGCGTCAACAAAGCCAATTCCGAACTTTCGTCGCATCAGAGGAAGATTTTTAAG GTCTGCACCCAGCGTTCATGGAAACGACCTTATGGTGTGGGACTGCTGGTTGCTGGGTTGGATGAATCTGGGGCCCATCTCTACAACAACTGTCCCAGTGGCAATTACTTTGAATATCAAGCTTTTGCCATTGGATCCCGCTCACAAGCTGCAAAAACATACTTAGAACGCAAGTTTGAGAAATTCACAGAATCTTCTCGAGACGATCTTGTCAAGGATGCGTTGTTTGCCATAAGAGAGACTTTGCAAGGTGAAAAACTCACCAGCTCTGTATGCACGATTGCTGTTGTTGGTGTTGGAGAAGCGTTCAACATATTGGACCAAGAAACTGTACAAGCATTGATTAATGAGTTTGAGATTTCTGGTGAAGAAGCACCTATAAATGAGAGTGTTGCAGAGCAATCTGTCGGCGATGACCAGAGAAGTGCTGCTGCTGAGGAGGCGGCTCCTATGGATATTTGA